CGGAGCGCCTCCTCTGTACACTGCAACATTTCCTCCATTATCAGGTCGTCGTGGTTTGAGTTTTGCAGGATGTTCGTGTGTCATAAACCACAGCCGGCAGCGTCATTTAGGAAGTGGAAGGCTTTACAATAACGGCGGCACGGCGAACATCACCGGCTCCTCTGCGTCACAGAACGTTGGTTCATTTCTCTAATACATTATTAATTATTCTAAAATGTGGGCAGGCAAAAGTTCATCAGAAAACTACTCACAGCTAatggtttgttacagttgtatccagtccagacaaTCCTCCTGAGCCGGACTCTAGACTGATACAATGTATCCGTTCAGGTAaaatgtaacaaactatcaggacaggagagagatttgtgctgctgcacTTAGCAGACCTCCAGCTTTAGGAAGGTCCCCCATAAGTGTACAGTTTGGAGACCCTACAAACGAAAAATTTGTTATCCATACTggttaacccctttaaatcagcAGCCCCCTGAGCTGGGGTTTTGGGACACTGTGAACGGTGGCCTCTCATTGTCCAAACAGCGTCACCAAGAAGATGACAGGAGCAGTTTACAGAACCCCAATATATCCGGAGCTCTTAGcacctgttttttattttaactatttaggGGCATAAGGCAATACTTAAAGGGCACCTGTCTCGTGATTGGCGCATTTACATAGAGATCCTTTACTTCTCCTCAGATGGCACGGAGCCCTCGCACATGCACTACCCTGACGACCAGAACTACTTCCGGGGGTATGAATGGTGGTTGATGAAAGAAGCCAAGAAGAGGAATCCAGACATTAAACTTGTGGGTGAGTGGAGCGATGTTTGTCCGGATGTCCCCATCATGGATCGTCTTATCTTGCacaccccgccctggcccagggggCTCACAGGGGACCCCGCCCTGGCCGCAGAGCTCACAGGGGCTCCCCCGGGAGCTCCAGCTGTGGCCAGTATGAGTGGCTCCTCTGCTGCTAGGGCTCATTGTCTGTATTAATCTTAATCCTTGTATTAGGGCTGCCCTGGGCATTTCCTGGCTGGATCGGTAATGGCAAGAATTGGCCGTATGACTTTCCGGACGTCACCGCGTACTACGTCGTCTCTTGGATCATTGGCGCTAAGCAGTACCATGACTTGGACATAGACTATGTGGGGGTGAGTGTGGGCACAAGTCATCAGTACATAAGTTGTCACGCGCGGGGCTCTTTGTCTTACCAAAAATTGCTCACTACTtcgtccagtcacatccagagctgcatcctAAATTCTACTGGCTTTCTGTTAGCTCTCAGGCTGCGGAACTTGCCTTTCACTACAATCCCCTTTGTATTCAGTGTCTGTACAGGGCACGCTCTGCTGTGGTGTTTTGTCAGAGATTAAGTGATTACATCTAGAACTctgcatctcccacaatgcaataCAGTTAGTCAGCGCTGTATGTAGTTTAACTGTAACCATGATGCTGAGCAGAGCTCCACTTTATGGCCGTACGTGTAGAGACCATTTTTAACAATCCGAACAATTTTtaggtgagatttttttttttagggtgaaACTGTGGGGTCCAGTATTTCCCCCATTCAAATTATACACTGTGGGAAATCGCTACCCGTTCTGATGGGAAGAACAAGGGAACGCTCCACTACCATAAGTGTGGCGGCCGTAATCCCCTCAGGTCATGTACTGCCGGCTGCGCCTGTGTTGGATGTCTTTTAGATTTGGTGTATTTGAAGGTGCAAATGCACATCACAACATCCCGACTGATGTATATGGGGGTGGCCCGATGGCAGATGGGAGcaaaaaaggatcgggcatgttggatttcatcaTACCTGATCCTTTGTGCCTGcaggagataagcagctgccagagaaGAGCGGCTTATTCTCTTCTCCCTTTTAAATACACACGTGGAGCTGAGCGTATGGAGGAGCGGGCAGGAATAGCTGTATATGGTGCTGTAGTCCGGACTCTCCTATAAATGTCGGCGTTGAGCTTGCATGTTATATGGAGAGGGACGTGGGGGAAGTAACGATGGGACCGGTAATAATGCAGCCGGTCAGGAGTCATGTGTGACGCTTCTATACTGGGACGTCGTTCTCACttgtctctctctcctcctcagaTATGGAACGAGCGAGCCTTTGATGCCACTTATATAAAGGTAAGTTCCTGGCGTCGGACGCCATCGCTTCCGTTTTCCTGTCCAGAGTCGCAGCTTTTGCTTAGTCTTTTAATCTGTGATGTTTTTGCTCCCAGCGATAATAGAGGCTGATTGTGTTCTCATTAACAAACCCCTCACAGCCAGACTTCCTTACCTGAAGAGCTCACAATCGGAAAGCTAATGTCCTAACTGACTCGTACCAAGCAGTGACGTACTGGCACAAACAGGGGAGGTGAAGGAGTATAAAGCACAGGGGACGCCCAGTATGCACCGCGTCTCCTCTCTGGTTCTGTTTGTGCTGCATTAAAGTCTCTTAATTTGGCACTTTGTAGTCTGGAAATTTTGCTAATCTGGCAtaaaatgagaatatttcatTGCTGGATTAGCAGGTTAATTGATAATCTGGCGTCTGACGCAAAGGGTCTACTACGGCTATCCTGTCCCCAGTGGTGATCTCAATGGTTCCAGGGCTGTTGATGAAATACCACGGCTGCCATGATGCTGCACTGGCACGTCAATGCCACTGAGAACGGGTGACGTGGACCGGTCAGGCCGGATGTACATACTCCAAGTCCAATGGTTTGGGAAATTCTGATTATCTGGCACTTTGGCAGTCACGAGGATGACGGGTTATCAGAATTGACTTTTTTTCCATGCCACTTTACCGCTGTACGATCACATTATCAGAGCCGCTATTCTGGATTAAGTGTGGCTCTCGCCCCTTTTCTCTTTGAGGAGTCGGCAGGGGTGGGGGGGTAGACTGTAGAGACCAGGGGGGAGGCCGCGGTGGTGACGATGCCTCTGTGGCTATGGCTGACATGTTACCTTTGTCCCTGAGGTTCTCCGCCGCACACTGGACAGGCTGGGGTTACACAACGTCGGTATCATCGCTGCAGATGGAAACTGGGAGATTGCACATGACCTGGTAGTTGATCCTTATCTAAATGATGCTGTGCAGATCATAGGGTAAGTGAgagtttacataggactgcaaatcTGAGCAGCCTCATCTGCTGTAGTAGGTGTTAGGGGGGTGTCAGCAGCAGGAAGGGGTCGGCTGTTGTTTCCTTGGCCCCTATTAAAATGAATGTCCCACCCGGGTGATGCACAGATGTTACGGGTCTTCCAAAGTAATAGCTATTTATGGCTAAAAGATGGGGGTACGATAGGGGGCGCCCACTCTGAACTCCGCATGGCAGAATGGGGCAGATTTAGAGGGGCTGACTAATCCAGACGTCCCCAGTAATAGGTGAAATGGGCTTtactatataacacacatcagatGCAGCCTAAGGGGGACAGGACATGTCAACTAATTTGACACCCCCTCTGAGGGATGATTCCATCATGAGCGGAGAGATTTTAAGCAATATAATCTATTCCCTAGATGACCAAAGTATCAGGTTGTAAACTCCACTACATCTACCACAATGCAGTACAGCTGGGCAGTTTTTATGTACAGATACTCAAACAGTAGGGCTAGCCAGGAGATCCGCATTAAAATCAACAAGAAACCAGTTGAATtgcaaatgcagctctggatatgaTGATCGTATAAGAGATTATGTAACCGcaaaattgtgactgcagctctggaggtgaTTGGAGTATAATATGTGATGTCACTTAAGATCAGAAGAAAATATGTAAAGAAAAGGAATTACAAAGTTACTCCACGTTATGCGGACCTGCTAAGAAACAATGGACGACATTTGGGCTGCTGGATTGTTAGCTCTTCTGGTCAGGCACGCGTCTGCTTGTTCTTTTTAATACTGCTCCTGTGCATAAAGAAAAGCATTCTGGGCAAAACTCAAAAAAGCTTTGTgtacgtccccccccccctccccactttCACTCTGCTTACATAAGAGCATGACCTGAGGGCGACGACTCTGTCTTGACATGGGGGCCATTGGGGAGAACAAACTTGGGGGAGTGACAGGAcccctctttttttcttttttttttctggtcatGTAAGAGCTGTGCTGTTttctctgagccaatcagatgtctcccccTGCTGCTCCCTCCCCCCTCTCAAATAAAGCAGTCTCATGggcagaaactgcagctgcatccccctcctactCCCTGTCTGCTTGTCACTGTATAATTATACGGCTTCATATATTCCTGTATCCGTGACCTGCACGTAAAAtccctgtgtttttttaatactgcaGTTTTCCTTTTCAAAGGCATTAGGAAAAAACACTTCAATTCTGTTTCAAAGTTTCCTACGTGTGGGAAGGGTCCGTGTGCATCACCCCCCGCGTCTCATATCATCTCTAGTAATGTCTGTTACGTCTCTCTAGGATATTTGGTGATCTGCGCTCTTCTCTTCTCTCCCTGCTTCACCCTCTTTCCTATAAAGTTACTGCGCTACACCCTGGACAAAAGCGGCCTGGAGCGGGTGAGGATCATAGCCAGCGATAATATGTGGCAGCCGATCGCTTACCAAATGCTGCAAGACGCCGAGCTCCTCAGAGTGATCGATATAATAGGGTAGGAGACTCTGCTTCATCCAGCGATCTAATCCTGACATATAGCACAACCAAACCAGGACTGCACACGGACTGATGTCATCTAATGTACTACTGAAGATGTCTAACAgtctgtgtgtggagtgtgtggagtcactatgtgcatacattacttatcctgtactgatcctgagttacatcctgtattatactccagagctgcactcactattctgctggtggagtcactgtgtacatacattacattacttatcctgtactgatcctgagttatatcctgtaatatactccagagctgcactcactattctgctggtggagtcactgtgtacatacattacattacttatcctgtactgatcctgagttacatcctgtattatactccagagctgcattcactattcgccCTGGAAAGTTCAGATGGTACAGTCTTATTATCTACGTTTTCCCTGCCATGGTTTTATTATGTTCTgctctctagtggatggataggctgcattctcagtgacgtcaccgctgctctctggtgtatggataggctgcattctcagtgatgtcaccactgctctctagtgaatggataggctgcattctcagtgttgtcaccgctgctctctggtGTATGCATAGGCTCCGCTGTTATTCTGTGTTCTATATTTATTAGGGCTCACTATCCTGGGACTCACACTTGTGAAGACGCCGTGTCTACAGGGAAGAAGCTTTGGTCTTCAGAAGATTACAGCACTTTTAATGATGAGGTTGGAGGCGGCTGTTGGGCTCGAATCCTCAACCAGAATTATGTTAATGGTAACATGACATCGTAAGTGAAATGATTGATGGTGATTTATCACTTAGATGATATATGTTGGGTGCCTGGAGCTTGTGGTAGTGTCCTCTGTATTCGTGTCTGGCGGTCGTGGCCTCTGTATTagtgtctggcggccgtctgtcctccgtctccctgtctggcggccgtctgtcctccgtctccctgtctggcggccgtctgtcctccgtctccctgtctggcggccgtctgtcctccgtctccctgtctggcggccgactgtcctccgtctccctgtctggcggccgtctgtcctccgtctccctgtctggcggccgactgtcctccgtctccctgtctggcggccgtctgtcctccgtctccctgtctggcggccgtctgtcctccgtctccctgtctggcggccgtctgtcctccgtctccctgtctggcggccgtctgtcctccgtctccctgtctggcggccgtctgtcctccgtctccctgtctggcggccgtctgtcctccgtctccctgtctggcggccgtctgtcctccgtctccctgtctggcggccgtctgtcctccgtctccctgtctggcggccgtctgtcctccgtctccctgtctggcggccgtctgtcctccgtctccctgtctggcggccgtctgtcctccgtctccctgtctggcggccgtctgtcctccgtctccctgtctggcggccgtctgtcctccgtctccctgtctggcggccgtctgtcctccgtctccctgtctggcggccgtctgtcctccgtctccctgtctggcggccgtctgtcctccgtctccctgtctggcggccgtctgtcctccgtctccctgtctggcggccgtctgtcctccgtctccctgtctggcggccgtctgtcctccgtctccctgtctggcggccgtctgtcctccgtctccctgtctggcggccgtctgtcctccgtctccctgtctggcggccgtctgtcctccgtctccctgtctggcggccgtctgtcctccgtctccctgtctggcggccgtctgtcctccgtctccctgtctggcggccgtctgtcctccgtctccctgtctggcggccgtctgtcctccgtctccctgtctggcggccgtctgtcctccgtctccctgtctggcggccgtctgtcctccgtctccctgtctggcggccgtctgtcctccgtctccctgtctggcggccgtctgtcctccgtctccctgtctggcggccgtctgtcctccgtctccctgtctggcggccgtctgtcctccgtctccctgtctggcggccgtctgtcctccgtctccctgtctggcggccgtctgtcctccgtctccctgtctggcggccgactgtcctccgtctccctgtctggcggccgtctgtcctccgtctccctgtctggcggccgtctgtcctccgtctccctgtctggcggccgtctgtcctccgtctccctgtctggcggccgtctgtcctccgtctccctgtctggcggccgtctgtcctccgtctccctgtctggcggccgtctgtcctccgtctccctgtctggcggccgtctgtcctccgtctccctgtctggcggccgtctgtcctccgtctccctgtctggcggccgtctgtcctccgtctccctgtctggcggccgtctgtcctccgtctccctgtctggcggccgtctgtcctccgtctccctgtctggcggccgtctgtcctccgtctccctgtctggcggccgtctgtcctccgtctccctgtctggcggccgtctgtcctccgtctccctgtctggcggccgtctgtcctccgtctccctgtctggcggccgtctgtcctccgtctccctgtctggcggccgtctgtcctccgtctccctgtctggcggccgtctgtcctccgtctccctgtctggcggccgtctgtcctccgtctccctgtctggcggccgtctgtcctccgtctccctgtctggcggccgtctgtcctccgtctccctgtctggcggccgtctgtcctccgtctccctgtctggcggccgtctgtcctccgtctccctgtctggcggccgtctgtcctccgtctccctgtctggcggccgtctgtcctccgtctccctgtctggcggccgtctgtcctccgtctccctgtctggcggccgtctgtcctccgtctccctgtctggcggccgtctgtcctccgtctccctgtctggcggccgtctgtcctccgtctccctgtctggcggccgtctgtcctccgtctccctgtctggcggccgtctgtcctccgtctccctgtctggcggccgtctgtcctccgtctccctgtctggcggccgtctgtcctccgtctccctgtctggcggccgtctgtcctccgtctccctgtctggcggccgtctgtcctccgtctccctgtctggcggccgtctgtcctccgtctccctgtctggcggccgtctgtcctccgtctccctgtctggcggccgtctgtcctccgtctccctgtctggcggccgtctgtcctccgtctccctgtctggcggccgtctgtcctccgtctccctgtctggcggccgtctgtcctccgtctccctgtctggcggccgtctgtcctccgtctccctgtctggcggccgtctgtcctccgtctccctgtctggcggccgtctgtcctccgtctccctgtctggcggccgtctgtcctccgtctccctgtctggcggccgtctgtcctccgtctccctgtctggcggccgtctgtcctccgtctccctgtctggcggccgtctgtcctccgtctccctgtctggcggccgtctgtcctccgtctccctgtctggcggccgtctgtcctccgtctccctgtctggcggccgtctgtcctccgtctccctgtctggcggccgtctgtcctccgtctccctgtctggcggccgtctgtcctccgtctccctgtctggcggccgtctgtcctccgtctccctgtctggcggccgtctgtcctccgtctccctgtctggcggccgtctgtcctccgtctccctgtctggcggccgtctgtcctccgtctccctgtctggcggccgtctgtcctccgtctccctgtctggcggccgtctgtcctccgtctccctgtctggcggccgtctgtcctccgtctccctgtctggcggccgtctgtcctccgtctccctgtctggcggccgtctgtcctccgtctccctgtctggcggccgtctgtcctccgtctccctgtctggcggccgtctgtcctccgtctccctgtctggcggccgtctgtcctccgtctccctgtctggcggccgtctgtcctccgtctccctgtctggcggccgtctgtcctccgtctccctgtctggcggccgtctgtcctccgtctccctgtctggcggccgtctgtcctccgtctccctgtctggcggccgtctgtcctccgtctccctgtctggcggccgtctgtcctccgtctccctgtctggcggccgtctgtcctccgtctccctgtctggcggccgtctgtcctccgtctccctgtctggcggccgtctgtcctccgtctccctgtctggcggccgtctgtcctccgtctccctgtctggcggccgtctggcggccgtctccctgtctggcggccgtctggcggccgtctccctgtctggcggccgtctggcggccgtctccctgtctggcggccgtctgtcctccgtctccctgtctggcggccgtctgtcctccgtctccctgtctggcggccgtctgtcctccgtctccctgtctggcggccgtctgtcctccgtctccctgtctggcggccgtctgtcctccgtctccctgtctggcggccgtctgtcctccgtctccctgtctggcggccgtctgtcctccgtctccctgtctggcggccgtctgtcctccgtctccctgtctggcggccgtctgtcctccgtctccctgtctggcggccgtctgtcctccgtctccctgtctggcggccgtctgtcctccgtctccctgtctggcggccgtctgtcctccgtctccctgtctggcggccgtctgtcctccgtctccctgtctggcggccgtctgtcctccgtctccctgtctggcggccgtctgtcctccgtctccctgtctggcggccgtctgtcctccgtcccCGTGTCCTGTGTATCGGTTTTCCTTCAGTTTCATTGTCTCTTCTCCTGTGACTCGAGACACCCGTTATTTCTTTTCTAGAACCATCTCCTGGAACCTTGTGGCCAGTTATTATGAGCAGCTGCCATTTGGTCGGGAAGGATTGATGACAGCCAAGGAACCGTGGAGCGGCAATTATGACGTGTCCTCTCCGATCTGGATAACAGGTAATTCCTGGGTACACCTGGCCATACACGTTATACAGGAGGCGGACGATCAGTCATATATCAGGTCATTCTTACAGGTCAGCCCAAACATGTATCACCTCCCGCTTGAGTGGCTAATAACAGGGAGCAATAAATTGTATTCATCAGTCCTACTTTTAGCCTCTCCACGGCTTTACATTGCAGAGaactatagttttaaaaaaagtgcacaGTATTAGTAAAAACAGATGCTTCCTtcaaaacagcgccacttttctcTATGGGTTGTGACTCGTATTACAGCGGAGCTGAATTAATTTCAGTgtatctgagctgcaataccagaaacaacccatggacaggtgaggcgctgtttctggggaaaaaagcaTTTGTTTTTCCAACCttgcaacccctttaattcacctGCACATCAAATAAAGCAAATACTCACTCAactgagagtttgttacagtgtatcagtctaAACAATGCTTGGTGGGCTAAACACATCAGCACAAACCTTCAGTCCAGATTTACTACAGTGTATCAGTCCGGACTCCACGTTGATGCGTTTCGTCTGTTTCAGCGCACACCACTCAGTTTACGCAGCCGGGGTGGTATTACCTGCGGACGGTCGGTCACCTGGAGAAAGGCGGGAGCTACGTGGCCCTCACCGACAGGAAGGGGAACATCACCATTATTATTGAGACCATGGTAAGACGCAGGAGGTGTTCAGTTTTTATAGTTCTGCTACTTCTGCGTGTCCCCCCTCACTGTCCCTCTGTAGAGTACCCCTGATCTGCAGGATATTGTATGGAGGAAATGAGCTGATGTGTGAGATGCCCGTCCTGGATGTGGACTCTGCAGAGGGACTGTGAGGGACACACATGTAATATAATCCATGCCTTCTGCCTATGAGAAACTGTGAAGGTCTATGGATGGGACAGGAGCAGCCGGAAATCTGCAGATTTGGGGTCTTTTTCCTGCTGGTTTCTATAAatgcttttttatttctttgtaccTGCTTAGTGGGTGGGCTCTTCCTTgtgtgatgtcagagctgtgctGGCAACTCCTAGCCAATCAAGTGTCTCCCCTCACAGATagagaagctgcagctgcatccccctcctcttctttttttattgtattaaaaAACAACATAGGAACACTGTGCATTTCATCATTTTATAGCCCCAGAGGTGACAGAGCCCCAGACGTGGACTTTCATTCTCCACAATTGGAGATCCGCACTATATGTTCCATTGTTTTATACCAGGATTATAATGTATCCAGGGAGTTATAGACCATAAATATTTCCTGCTATCTGGAAGCTTTTGACTTCCTCTGTTTTACATTGTGTGACATTAGAAGGTGGGATGTTCTTTGCTAGAACTAGCGCCACTTCTGTCCTTGGGCTGTGTCTGATATTCACCTGTATttggaaaagctgcaataccagagacaGCCATGgataaaagtggcgctgtttctaacaaacacacaaaaaaaaaacctttctccCAGCCTCGCACATCCCCTTTATTATTGTAAGTCTTACAACGTTCggcttatcccccccccccccatctagaaTGCGTGTAATCCTCATCTCCATTTTGTCTCCAGTCTCATGACAATTCCATCTGTATCCGGCCCCCACTGCCCAAATTTAACGTCTCTGCGCAGAACGCCACCTTCAAGATGGACGGGTCCTTTGTAAGTATCGAAATGTTAGTGGTGAAATATATACGATATACGATAATGCAGAGCGTTCTAATATGAATTCTTATTCTTTCCCCCCGTAGAATGATCTGAAGTTGTTGCAGGTCTGGTATTCCAAGCTGTGCGCCAACGCCACCAAACCCGCCCTGTTCATGAAGAAGTCAGCGATACCGGTAACATTGTAATACCTTGTAAAAGATTTACTAGTAACACAAGTGTGGGGAGCTGGGGGatgagtcctgaccataggagcttacactctataagcagagatacaagaggtggggggggTCCTGATCATAGCCGCTTACACTCTCTAAGGGGTTGCTACGTTTTAGTGGCTCAGTAATCTAACATTTCATAAATCTTCAGTTGTCTATTCTCATTGACAACTTTTTTCCCAGTATCTTTCCATCCCTGATTGTTCTCGACTTCTTCTCCCAGCGCTGATCACAGGAACCTTTATGAACGGCCGACCTGCTGTTGTGTTTTTCAGGTTTCTGGTGGTTCATTTACTCTGGAGCTTGGAGTGGACGAGGTGTACACGTTGACCACCATAACCACGGGAGAAAAAGGGTCATATCCCAACCCCCCAGAATCTCAACCTTTCCCTTTAAAATACAAGGACAACTTCAATGTCCGTAAGTCCTGACCATTAATGTCGACATTCCCAACCAGCGTGTCCCGGAAAGTCTGTGACTTCCAGTTGTTACTTTTTTTCAAGATTTAATGTCCGCCTTGAGCTGCTGGACGTCATGATAAttcatctatagggggcgctctaTACTGCAACTAGTATCTCGCTATAATATAGTCTCCCGTGTTGTCACcattgatatacagtatatatgagacgTATATTGGATGGTTCCTTTAAGACCGTTAATCTGTAACCTGATGGTCTGGAATCCCAGCATGGGTCTGTTAATGTTTCTTTTGTATCCCCCTTCATCTAGGTAACCCTCCCTTCAGCGAAGCCCCTTATTTCGCAGATCAGTCAGGCGTCTTTGAGTACTTCACAAACACCTCGGACCCCGGAGATCACGTCTTCACGTTCCGTCAGGTTCTGACTCAGCGGCCAATCACCTGGGTTTCTGACGCCAATCAGGCAATCAGCGTTATAGGAGATTATTCATGGTGAGAAATGCTTCATTATTATTAGTACTTCGCCTTTCACTTATTTGGGTCCTTAAACTAATTGAGTAGCAGGGGGACCTCAGACTAGTAAGttttacctgcactgacacaTTGTTGCAAATGATCAGAATAGGAGGGGGAGCTCTGACAAAATTGAACAGACTGGATACTACTGTAACAACACCTCAGCTGTGAGACCAGGATTACATCCGAAGGGTTTCAGCCAATGGATGTTGATGGGAGCGTTCCAATTCCtaaacagcaagcagaaatcttggaaatgtttaggaattgaaacaaagtctattagaaagttttatTCTACAAGgactaagctttatttacataaaaaacaGACCTTCGCCCATTTGCAGTGATGGTTCTGAGCTCCGCGCTCTCCAATAACGTGACTCGTCTCCTACGCGCAGGTCCAACGTTACGGTAACCTGCGACATCTACATGGAGACCCCTGACGCGGGCAGTGTGTTCATCGCCGCCAGGGTGGATCAGGGCGGGTCGCCCGCATACTTGGCCAAGGGGATCTATTTCTGGGTGTTTGCGGATGGCACATATACAGTCACAGGGGATTTGCGTAAGTACTCACCCCCATAGAGTGGAGGCCACAATATAGCACAGCTTTGGATTGTCTCCTAGTAACTGTGGTTTCCTTTAACAGAAGGGAAGATTGTGCTACGTAAGGGTCTGTCGGGGGTCCGGGCGAGACACTGGCACACACTGACCCTCCATGTTGAGGTAAGAAGCTGAATGCGGATCGTTTTCTTGGCTTGTAACATTTTTTAAAAGATTGACATCACCGGTCTCCAGATAGCTgttctattatacagcagtgacatcaccggtctccagatatcagttatgttatacagcagtgacatcaccgctctcc
The sequence above is drawn from the Rhinoderma darwinii isolate aRhiDar2 unplaced genomic scaffold, aRhiDar2.hap1 Scaffold_2612, whole genome shotgun sequence genome and encodes:
- the LOC142703191 gene encoding galactocerebrosidase-like isoform X1, with the protein product MHYPDDQNYFRGYEWWLMKEAKKRNPDIKLVGLPWAFPGWIGNGKNWPYDFPDVTAYYVVSWIIGAKQYHDLDIDYVGIWNERAFDATYIKLLRYTLDKSGLERVRIIASDNMWQPIAYQMLQDAELLRVIDIIGAHYPGTHTCEDAVSTGKKLWSSEDYSTFNDEVGGGCWARILNQNYVNGNMTSTISWNLVASYYEQLPFGREGLMTAKEPWSGNYDVSSPIWITAHTTQFTQPGWYYLRTVGHLEKGGSYVALTDRKGNITIIIETMSHDNSICIRPPLPKFNVSAQNATFKMDGSFNDLKLLQVWYSKLCANATKPALFMKKSAIPVSGGSFTLELGVDEVYTLTTITTGEKGSYPNPPESQPFPLKYKDNFNVRNPPFSEAPYFADQSGVFEYFTNTSDPGDHVFTFRQVLTQRPITWVSDANQAISVIGDYSWSNVTVTCDIYMETPDAGSVFIAARVDQGGSPAYLAKGIYFWVFADGTYTVTGDLQGKIVLRKGLSGVRARHWHTLTLHVEGFSAYGLLNGSPLWSDVITLGPVHGWVAIGTGSFEFAQFDNFVVEARVADT
- the LOC142703191 gene encoding galactocerebrosidase-like isoform X2, whose product is MHYPDDQNYFRGYEWWLMKEAKKRNPDIKLVGLPWAFPGWIGNGKNWPYDFPDVTAYYVVSWIIGAKQYHDLDIDYVGIWNERAFDATYIKVLRRTLDRLGLHNVGIIAADGNWEIAHDLVVDPYLNDAVQIIGAHYPGTHTCEDAVSTGKKLWSSEDYSTFNDEVGGGCWARILNQNYVNGNMTSTISWNLVASYYEQLPFGREGLMTAKEPWSGNYDVSSPIWITAHTTQFTQPGWYYLRTVGHLEKGGSYVALTDRKGNITIIIETMSHDNSICIRPPLPKFNVSAQNATFKMDGSFNDLKLLQVWYSKLCANATKPALFMKKSAIPVSGGSFTLELGVDEVYTLTTITTGEKGSYPNPPESQPFPLKYKDNFNVRNPPFSEAPYFADQSGVFEYFTNTSDPGDHVFTFRQVLTQRPITWVSDANQAISVIGDYSWSNVTVTCDIYMETPDAGSVFIAARVDQGGSPAYLAKGIYFWVFADGTYTVTGDLQGKIVLRKGLSGVRARHWHTLTLHVEGFSAYGLLNGSPLWSDVITLGPVHGWVAIGTGSFEFAQFDNFVVEARVADT